A segment of the Corallococcus silvisoli genome:
ACGGGGTGGCCGCCGCGCTGTCGCTGGAGATGATGCTCCCGCACGCCTTCCTCCAGCCGCCCGAGCCTCCCGCCCCGGGACAGGTGGCGCTGGCCGAGGACGTCCGCCTGGGCGCCTTCCCCGCGGACCTGACGGAGCTGGTGTTCGCCGCACGCGCATTGCGGCGGCACCTCACCGGCCGTGCGTGGGCCTGTGGGGCCCTGGAGACGTCTGGATTGGAGGCCCTGGCCCAGGTGGCGGCCCGGCCTGGACCGGGGCCCTGGCGCTTCGCCATCCGCCGGAAGGGGACGGGCTTCGAGGTCCTGACGCTGCCGCCGGAGGTCGCGGAGGGGCTGCGGATGCTCGCCGAAGGCCCGCGTCCGTTGGAGGACTTGCCCGCGTGGCTGCTCGCGGAAGGGCAGGGTCGAGGCCTCTTGCGGCGGGGGTGAAGGACGCCTGGCGACGGCCCGTCAACGGATCCTTGCGCCCACCTGTCTGGTGGGATACTGCCCGCCGCATGTCGTCTCCCCTCGTCGTTGGCATCGCGGGCGGCACCGCGTCCGGTAAGACCACGGTGGCCCGCAAGGTGCGTGAGGCCCTCGCCGACTGCCGGGTCGCCTTCATTGATCAGGATTCGTACTACCGGGACCTGAAGGAGATGTCCCTGGTGGACCGGCGGGAGGTGAACTTCGACCATCCCGACGCGTTCGATACGGAGCTGCTGGTCAGCCACCTGCGCGCCCTCAAGCAGGGCCACGCCATCCAGAAGCCCGTCTACGATTTCGTCACGTCCGGCCGCCAGCAGCACACGCACCGCGTGGACCCCGGGGACATCATCCTCATCGAGGGCATCCTCGTGCTGCACATGAAGGAGGTCCGCGACGAGATGGACGTGAAGATCTACGTCGACGCGGACGACGACCTGCGCATCCTTCGCCGCCTCACGCGGGACATCAAGGACCGCGGCCGCGACTTCGACCACGTGGTGGGCCAGTACCTGCGCCACGTGCGCCCCATGCACATGGGCTTCGTGGAGCCGTCCAAGCACCACGCGGACATCATCATCCCGCACGGCGGCAACAACGACATCGCCATCGGGATGCTCGTGGGCGCGCTCCGGGCGCGGCTCGCCTCCCAGCACCAGACGCCGCGCTAGCCTCGCAGCCAGCGCAGGAAGTCCTGCACCGGCCCCTTGAGCCGGTGGGCGTCCGCCAGCAAGGTGCCGTGATCTCCCGGCCCCTGCAGCTCCACGAACCGCGCCTGCACCCCGGCCGCCGTCAGCAGGTGGTACGTGTCGCGCACGCGCCCCGCTGGCGCCAGCGCGTCCGTCGCGCCCGCGAGCAGCAGCACCCGCGCCTTGATCTTCGGGAACGCGTCCGTCAGGTCGCAGGCCGCGTAGGCCGAGCACAGCACCGACCACGCCGCCGGATCGAACGTGTCCGCGAATGACGCGGCCTCCGCCTCCAGCGCCGCCTGCGCGGTCGCGCTGTCCGGATACGCCGTGCTCAGGTGGTCGCGTCCGTAGAGCAGCTTGAGGTAGTCCAGCCGCAGCCGCGCCAGCGTCCGGTTGGGGACGCGCTCACGCAGCGGCGGGGTGTCCTCGTTGTCGGGGGCCATGCGCAGCACCTGGGACGTGAGGCCCAGCTTCTCGCGCAGGCCCTCCGGCAGCGCTCGCGCCGCGCCCAGCACGATCACGCCGTCCGCCAGCTCCGGGAACAGCGCCGCGAGCCGCAGCGCCACGAGCCCGCCCAGGCCCACGCCCACCAGCGCCCGCACGCGCGTGAGCTCCCGCGCCCGGAGCAGCGCGGACACGCCTCGCGCCATGTCCAGCACGGTGATGGGAGGCAGCGACGCGCCCCAGACCCTCCCGCTGTTCGGCTCCGGCGTCACCGGCGACGTGGAGCCGAAGGGGCTGCCCAGCAGATTGGGCACCAGGACGGGCGTCACGTCCGGATCCAGCGCCTTGCCCGGCCCGATGAGCTCACGGCCCCAGCCCGAAGGTTGGTAGGGCCCGTTCACTTCCGTGCTCAGCGCTTGATGGGAATGCGACAGGTCGTGCAGCACCACCACCGCTTTGCCATCAGACGGTTTCCCATAGGCCTGCCAGGCGATCTGGGGGCTTCCCAGCAGATCCCCTTCCTCCAGGGGAAGGGGGACGGTGAACAGGTGGATTCCCTCGGCCTGGGGCACGATGATGCAGGCTCATATCATTGCCTGCCCGAACGCACAGGAGCCTGTCGCTTGAAGCGCTACTTCGGAATCATCGTTGTCATCGCCCTGGTGATCGTCGCCGCGGTGGCGAGCCATCGCACCGCCTCCGCCCGGGCGCAGGAGGCGGAGCGGGACGCGGACTTTCGCCGCATCCAGGCCGTCTACCTGGAGCGCGTGGGGTGGATGCGCTCCAACCCGGACGAGGCCTCCTACCGGGACGAGCTGAAGCCCTTCCTCAAGGCGTACTTCGATGACATCGACGCGCACCTGACGCGCTTCGGGGGCAACAAGAAGTTCGACGGCTACCTCGCGGAGCTGGACAAGCGCGCGGAGTCGGGCGGCGACAAGAAGGACACCCGCGCGAATGACCGCAAGGCGTTCTACGAGTACGCGCGCAAGCAGTTCGACGCCCTGCACGAGGGGCGCTACCGCCCGGTGTGGACCGCCACCGACAAGGGCATGCGCCTGGACATCGTCTCCAACGACGTGGTGATGGTGATGGGCAAGCCGCAGGTGCGCCTGCAGCTGGTGCTCTGGGGCGCGCAGCGGGTGGAGAAGGACGAGGGCAAGGTGAAGAAGATGGTCACCAGCGCCGCGTTCGACACGGTGTGGAAGCTCACCGACGCGAAGGGCAAGCTGCTGGGCGAGATGCGCGGCGGGGACCCGTCGATGAAGATCGACTACCCCGAGCGCCTCGTCACCGAGTTCCCCCCGCAGATGGTGCTGGGCCACTACGACCTGGACCTGCTGCCCGCGGACGTGTCGAAGCTGGAGATGACCATCAACGTCTCCTCGCACGCGGCCTCTGGCGGCAACGCCAACGCCACCTACGTGTGGAAGATGGAGGTGCCGTCGGAGTGGAAGCTGGGCGCCAACGAGACGTGGGAGGGCGCCACCCAGGAGGAGCGGCCGGAGGAGGACATCGACCCGGCCAAGGCCTCCGCCAAGAAGGGCGGATGAGCCCTTCGTTCTAGCGATGGGCGGATGAGCCCTTCGTTCTAGCGATGGGCGGATCAGCCCCGCCCGCGCTACTTCACGACGGCGAAGTGCGAGCCCAGCCGGTACGCGGACAGCGTGCCGGCGTCGTCCAGGAAGTACAGGTTGAGGCGCACGTCGGCCTGGAGCGCGACCAGCCCCGCCCCCGCGCGGACCTCCGCGAGCACCTGACCGCCGCGGGGGTCCACCGCGCGCACCACTTCTCCCGCCACCAGCGTCACGTCGCGCGCGGTGCGCGCCGGCAGCGCGGTGATCAACGGTTCGCCCGCGGCCCCCACGCGCCAGTCGACCTGCCCGGACAGCGCCACCCGGGTGGCGGCTCCGGACGCGCTCGTCACCACCACGGCGCGCGGCAGGGGTGCCAGGGCGTAGGGCCCGGGCCCCAGGTGCAGGGCGCGCTCCCAGACCTTGCGCCCGCGTGAGTCCAGGCACAGCAGGAACCCGTCGTCGTCCCGCATCCCGGCCAGGAGCGCCCGCGTGCCCACCGGCAGCGGCTTGGAGGGCTGGGTGAGGCCCGGCTCGTACGTCCACTGCGCTTCGCCGGTATGCGCGTCCGCGAGCAGCAACGCCTGATGCGAGCCGCGCCCCAGGAGCGCCAGGAAGCGCCGGCCCCACGCCACCGGAGGCCCGTGGAAGGGCAGGGGCGAGCGCAGCCGGTAGCGCACCTGTCCATCCTCCAGGTCCAGGCCGTAGAGATAGCCCGAGTCCGTGGACAGGAGCGCCCGGTGCCCCTGCGTGGCCAGCCACCCGCGCTGCGTCCGGGGCGGGGCCAGACGCCATTGCTCGCGGCCCGTGGTCTCCGAGAAGGCCACCGCCGTGCGGTCCTCCGACAGCGTCAGGAGCAGCCCGTCCTTGCGAAGCAGCAGCGGCCCCAGGGGGATGCCGTCGTGGTCGTGCAGCCAGCGCGCGCCCGGGCCCCGGCCGGTGAAGCCGTACACGCGCGCGTCGTCCGCCGCCACCGCGTAGCCGTCCGCGGATGCCGCCACGCCCAGCGACGCGGAGCGCCGCCACAACACCGCGCCGTCCTTGCGTGAGAACGCGCCCGCGAGCCCCGGCGCGCAGTACACCGGCCCGTGGCGGCCCAGCAGCAGCCGCGCCTCCTCCGGCTCCTCCAGCCCGCGCTGCTCCCACAGCTTCTCGAAGCGCAGGCGCCGCAGCTTCCCGGACACCTTCAGGGGGCGGGACTCGCCGCGCGCCGGGGGGCTCCTGCGCTCGCGAGCCTCGCCCTCCGCCTCCGGAGGCTTGTGGGCGCCTCGCAGGTGCGACAGCCCCTCACGGCAGCGCTCCGCCAGCTCCACGAGGTACGGGTTGGAGACCTGGACCCGGTGGGCCTCCGCGAAGGCCAGCCCCAGCGCCTCCCCCAACTGGAAGAGCGCGGAGAGGAGCGCCGCCGGCTCCAGCTCGAAGTACGCCCCCGTGGGCCCGAGCTTCGCCCGCCGGCCTGGGAGGTCCAGCGTCAGGACGGGGCGCACGCCCGCGGGCTCGAACTCGAAGCGGGCCTCACCCAGCTCCACGGCCCGCGCCAGCTCCACCGCCTGCCGGGACAGCTCCAGCACCGTGAGGAAGGGCGGCCCCTGCGCGCGCCATGCCTGTGGCCGCCCGGGCAGCGCGAGCCACACCTCACCCGCGCCCAGCAGCGGCGCCAGCGCCCCAGGGGGGCCCTTCGAGGGGGCCTCGCGCGAGGCGGGGGAGATGTCCTTCAGCTCGAAGCCGAACCCCGGCACCGACACGGGCTCGATCCGGAGCGGGGTGGGGGGCGCCGGCGCGTCCTCCCTCTGCGGGGTGGCCTTTCCCAGGCCCTTGAGCTCCTCGCCCAGCTTCCGGGCGGCCGCGGCCGACAGGGCCTTGGGGGCGAGCTTGGTCACGTCCTGGAGGAAGCGTTGGCCGCTCTGGCGGGTCGCCCGGGTGAGTTCCTCGGCGTCCACCCGGATGGGCGGGCGCAGGAGGTGGGCCGGCCGGGCCAGGCTCGCCACCGAAAGTTCGATGTCCGGTCCGATGCGCCGCAGCACGAGCTCCAGGTGCGCTTCGGTGAGCGAAACCTGCGCCAACCGCCGCCGCCCCGCGTGCAGGGCCGCCACCGCCTCCACCAGAGCGGGAATGACCTCCGTCAAGGGCTCCTCCACCGCCCCGGACAACAGGTTCACGCCGTCCAGTTCCAGCGCGATGGAATCGAGCGGGGAGGCTGACGGTTCGCGCTTCCAGTGGTGTCCGATGCGTAGCCGGGTCATTGACGTTCGTTGACAAGCCAGTTTAGCGGTGGCTAGCATCCGCCGCCCATACGGACCTACATTTTTGTAACCGTTCGGAATTCTTGGGGAATACTCGATGACATTTTACGAGGCCGCGCTCAGGGTACTGGAGAGCGAAGGTCGCCCCCTGCATTTCCTTGAAATCACGGAGAAGTCCATCCAGCTGAGCCTGCTGTCCCACATCGGCAAGACCCCAGAGGTGACGATGTTGTCGCGTCTGGCTGCCATGGCGAGACGGACGCGGGATCGCAAGGTGATTGTCACGGCGAAGGATACCTTCGCGCTGACGGACTGGTCGCTCTCCGAGGATGCCGAGGCACTTGCTCAGACGGGCGTGATGGAGCCGCATCCGGAGGAGGATCTCCCTCCGCTGCGGCCCGTGGAGCGCCACCCGGAGCCGCGCACGGACAACGTGCGCGCGTCGGGGCGGGGCACGGAGCGCAAGCGCCGCAGGGACGAGGGCGACGAGGAGCGGGGTGGACGCCGCAAGCGCTTCCCGCCGCTGCCGGAGGTGGTGTTCGAGATCCTCAGCGAGGCGGACGTCGCGCTGCGCACGGATCAGCTCATCGAGCGCGCCAAGGCGAAGGAGCTGTGCGCCGAGGAGACCACGGTGGAGGCGGTGCTCACCGCCCTGCTGGAGGACAACCAGCGCCGCATCGACGCGGGCCGCCGGCCGCAGTACGCCTTCAACCAGGAGACCGGCGAGGTGTCGCTGGAGCGCGCGGGCGCGCCGAGCGAGGCGCCGCCCCTGGAGCTCCAGGCCGCCTTCGCGCAGGCGCTGGGCATTCCGCTGGAGGGGGGCCGCCCGGTGCTGGGCAAGCCCGCCCCGGGTGCCGAGCCGCTGGTCGACGAGGCCCTCATCACCACCGCGCGCACGGCCCTCAAGGACGCGCGCCGGGCGGTGGCGCGCGGGCTGCGCAAGCGGTTGGGCGACGCGGACGTGGGCACCTTCGAGAAGTCCGTGGTGAAGATGATGCACGGGCTGGGCTTCCGCGAGCTGAAGGTCGCGAAGCGCTCCAAGGAAGGCCCCCTGCTCACCGCGCGCAAGCGCGAGGGCAGCGTGGAGCTGCGCTACGCGGTGCGCATGCTCAAGGGCGTGCCGGGCATCGACCGCAAGACGGTGCAGGAGCTGCGGCGCGACCTGGGCCACTACTCCGCGCAGGTGGGCCTGCTGGTGAGCGCGGGCGAGGTGCGTGGCGACGCGCGCTCCGAAGCGCAGGCCACGGGCTCGCTCGTGATGCTGTGGTGCGGAGACGCCCTGGGCGAGAAGTTCCTGGAGGCGAAGACGGCCGTCACCGTCACCCAGGTGGAGCTGTACGACATCGACGAGCGCTTCTTCGAGGCCGCGAAGCTGGACGCCGAGGAGGCCCAGCGCCGCCGCGAGGAGCGCAAGAGCGAGAAGCAGGCCCGCGAGGAGGGCGGCGAAGTGGAGGCCGCCACCCCCGCCACGGACCGGCCGGAGCGCGCGGAGCGTCCCGAGCGCGGTGACCGGGCGGAGCGCTCCGAGCGCCGCCGCGACCGTCAGCGCGAACGGGCCGAGGCCCGCGACGCCGCCGCGTCCGGTGCCGAGGCCCCCGAGTCCAAGGCGTCACCGGTGGCCCCCGCGCCGCCGGCCGCCGCCGGGTTCACGCCGACGTCGGAGGAGGACGAGTCCGAGGACGGTGACGACGAGGGCGAGGACGAT
Coding sequences within it:
- the udk gene encoding uridine kinase yields the protein MSSPLVVGIAGGTASGKTTVARKVREALADCRVAFIDQDSYYRDLKEMSLVDRREVNFDHPDAFDTELLVSHLRALKQGHAIQKPVYDFVTSGRQQHTHRVDPGDIILIEGILVLHMKEVRDEMDVKIYVDADDDLRILRRLTRDIKDRGRDFDHVVGQYLRHVRPMHMGFVEPSKHHADIIIPHGGNNDIAIGMLVGALRARLASQHQTPR
- a CDS encoding homoserine O-acetyltransferase family protein, giving the protein MPQAEGIHLFTVPLPLEEGDLLGSPQIAWQAYGKPSDGKAVVVLHDLSHSHQALSTEVNGPYQPSGWGRELIGPGKALDPDVTPVLVPNLLGSPFGSTSPVTPEPNSGRVWGASLPPITVLDMARGVSALLRARELTRVRALVGVGLGGLVALRLAALFPELADGVIVLGAARALPEGLREKLGLTSQVLRMAPDNEDTPPLRERVPNRTLARLRLDYLKLLYGRDHLSTAYPDSATAQAALEAEAASFADTFDPAAWSVLCSAYAACDLTDAFPKIKARVLLLAGATDALAPAGRVRDTYHLLTAAGVQARFVELQGPGDHGTLLADAHRLKGPVQDFLRWLRG
- a CDS encoding outer membrane protein assembly factor BamB family protein, whose translation is MTRLRIGHHWKREPSASPLDSIALELDGVNLLSGAVEEPLTEVIPALVEAVAALHAGRRRLAQVSLTEAHLELVLRRIGPDIELSVASLARPAHLLRPPIRVDAEELTRATRQSGQRFLQDVTKLAPKALSAAAARKLGEELKGLGKATPQREDAPAPPTPLRIEPVSVPGFGFELKDISPASREAPSKGPPGALAPLLGAGEVWLALPGRPQAWRAQGPPFLTVLELSRQAVELARAVELGEARFEFEPAGVRPVLTLDLPGRRAKLGPTGAYFELEPAALLSALFQLGEALGLAFAEAHRVQVSNPYLVELAERCREGLSHLRGAHKPPEAEGEARERRSPPARGESRPLKVSGKLRRLRFEKLWEQRGLEEPEEARLLLGRHGPVYCAPGLAGAFSRKDGAVLWRRSASLGVAASADGYAVAADDARVYGFTGRGPGARWLHDHDGIPLGPLLLRKDGLLLTLSEDRTAVAFSETTGREQWRLAPPRTQRGWLATQGHRALLSTDSGYLYGLDLEDGQVRYRLRSPLPFHGPPVAWGRRFLALLGRGSHQALLLADAHTGEAQWTYEPGLTQPSKPLPVGTRALLAGMRDDDGFLLCLDSRGRKVWERALHLGPGPYALAPLPRAVVVTSASGAATRVALSGQVDWRVGAAGEPLITALPARTARDVTLVAGEVVRAVDPRGGQVLAEVRAGAGLVALQADVRLNLYFLDDAGTLSAYRLGSHFAVVK
- a CDS encoding HTH domain-containing protein, which translates into the protein MTFYEAALRVLESEGRPLHFLEITEKSIQLSLLSHIGKTPEVTMLSRLAAMARRTRDRKVIVTAKDTFALTDWSLSEDAEALAQTGVMEPHPEEDLPPLRPVERHPEPRTDNVRASGRGTERKRRRDEGDEERGGRRKRFPPLPEVVFEILSEADVALRTDQLIERAKAKELCAEETTVEAVLTALLEDNQRRIDAGRRPQYAFNQETGEVSLERAGAPSEAPPLELQAAFAQALGIPLEGGRPVLGKPAPGAEPLVDEALITTARTALKDARRAVARGLRKRLGDADVGTFEKSVVKMMHGLGFRELKVAKRSKEGPLLTARKREGSVELRYAVRMLKGVPGIDRKTVQELRRDLGHYSAQVGLLVSAGEVRGDARSEAQATGSLVMLWCGDALGEKFLEAKTAVTVTQVELYDIDERFFEAAKLDAEEAQRRREERKSEKQAREEGGEVEAATPATDRPERAERPERGDRAERSERRRDRQRERAEARDAAASGAEAPESKASPVAPAPPAAAGFTPTSEEDESEDGDDEGEDDDLEAASAFVGGAKEGAEGGAATDANASERKRRRRRRRGRRGRGTRGAEGTPNGEAAAPNGEAAAPNGEAAAASGESAAPSAGGAEGLAALAGEAVTPEVPASPPHSEAAAAPEGVGNAWQAGEAVQAPSGSAPESGEARAVAASDAVTPHATAALPHEESSTEATPTGEPAEIREAREVHEAPVSSSTEGSSEGNKEG